A single genomic interval of Panthera tigris isolate Pti1 chromosome E3, P.tigris_Pti1_mat1.1, whole genome shotgun sequence harbors:
- the EMP2 gene encoding epithelial membrane protein 2 — MLVLLAFIIVFHITSAALLFIATIDNAWWVGEEFFADVWRVCVNNTNCTEIDASYKDYSTVQAVQATMILSTILCCIAFLIFVLQLFRLKQGERFVLTSIIQLMSCLCVMIAASIYTDRREDIHKNNAQLYSLTADGRYGYSFILAWVAFAFTFISGLMYLILRKRK; from the exons ATGTTGGTGCTCCTGGCTTTCATCATCGTCTTCCACATCACCTCTGCAGCGTTGCTGTTCATCGCCACCATTGACAAT GCCTGGTGGGTAGGAGAAGAGTTTTTTGCAGATGTCTGGAGAGTGTGCGTCAACAACACAAATTGTACAGAAATCGATGCCAGCTATAAGG ATTATTCCACGGTGCAGGCGGTCCAGGCCACCATGATCCTGTCCACCATTCTCTGCTGCATCGCCTTCCTGATCTTCGTGCTCCAGCTCTTTCGCCTCAAGCAGGGAGAGAGGTTCGTGTTAACCTCCATCATCCAGCTCATGTCAT GCCTGTGCGTTATGATAGCAGCTTCCATTTATACAGACCGGCGCGAAGACATCCACAAGAACAACGCGCAACTGTATTCGCTGACCGCGGACGGCAGATATGGCTACTCCTTCATCCTGGCGTGGGTGGCCTTTGCTTTCACCTTCATCAGCGGCCTCATGTACCTGATACTGAGGAAGCGCAAATAG